In Vigna angularis cultivar LongXiaoDou No.4 chromosome 8, ASM1680809v1, whole genome shotgun sequence, one DNA window encodes the following:
- the LOC108344147 gene encoding F-box protein At4g09920-like, protein MEEEKETMVELKTQTKKKEKTEKEREDEKDLISALPDNVLVHIIHFVDTATAVRTFLLSKRWNNLWKSLTTLSFRRRDFKNPVNYNQFVHHVLSHRDTSIRLHSLDFDACVAAQELLNLFIPLLHYVPHLRIFLFHLSTKVVHYSIPIIFSSPSLTSLTLVHSNRIIFKLPQSLELPALKTLSLTNVSFTARNSDDECAEPFSSCFLLNSLFLMGCSLSNPAKVLSISNPNLSRFTMTRCSKEMYNIVLSTPNLTHLAIRSCHTFHEVSSTCDLALLEEANIEIILCRSHEIVLRLLKMLSYAKILMLSECVVAEILHAAHKDMFHHPSILPPHFVRLQTLKVENFHQTEILMKYLLQNSQLTKVEIIQERDMVTPLARIQVDYAINAFQKGTAYFVTIAIWFYKR, encoded by the exons atggaagaagagaaagaaaccATGGTAGAGTTGAAGACACAAAccaagaagaaagagaaaactgagaaagagagagaagatgAGAAAGACTTGATCAGTGCGTTGCCGGACAATGTTCTTGTTCACATCATTCATTTTGTGGACACAGCTACCGCAGTTCGAACCTTTCTTTTATCGAAACGATGGAACAACCTTTGGAAATCTCTTACCACTCTCTCCTTCAGACGCCGCGATTTCAAAAACCCAGTCAACTATAACCAGTTTGTCCATCACGTTCTCTCCCATAGAGACACTTCCATTCGTTTGCATAGTCTTGATTTCGACGCATGCGTCGCAGCACAAGAGCTTCTCAACCTTTTCATTCCTCTTCTGCATTATGTCCCACATTTGAGAATCTTTCTTTTTCACCTATCTACAAAAGTTGTTCATTATTCCATACCTATCATCTTTTCTTCACCCTCTCTCACATCTCTCACTCTCGTTCATTCAAACCGTATTATCTTTAAACTTCCACAATCTCTAGAACTACCTGCGCTCAAAACCTTGAGCCTCACTAATGTCTCTTTCACCGCAAGGAACAGTGATGATGAGTGCGCTGAACCCTTTTCATCCTGTTTCTTGTTGAACAGTTTGTTCCTTATGGGGTGTTCTTTGAGCAACCCTGCCAAAGTCCTCAGCATATCAAATCCCAACCTTTCTCGTTTCACCATGACAAGGTGCTCCAAAGAGATGTACAATATTGTGCTTTCTACTCCGAATCTCACCCATCTAGCTATAAGAAGTTGCCATACCTTTCATGAAGTCTCCTCCACGTGTGATCTTGCGCTTCTTGAAGAAGCCAACATTGAGATCATTCTGTGTCGTTCTCATGAAATCGTTCTAAGATTGCTGAAAATGTTATCCTATGCAAAGATATTGATGCTCTCTGAGTGCGTTGTTGCAGAAATTCTACAC GCTGCGCACAAAGATATGTTTCATCATCCAAGTATTCTACCTCCGCACTTTGTTAGACTACAGACATTGAAGGTTGAAAACTTTCACCAAACAGAAATTTTGATGAAGTACTTACTTCAGAACTCTCAACTGACCAAAGTTGAG ATAATCCAGGAAAGAGACATGGTAACTCCCTTGGCTAGGATACAAGTTGATTATGCCATTAATGCCTTTCAGAAAGGAACTGCATATTTCGTAACTATAGCGATCTGGTTCTATAAAAGATAA